CCGCGCTCCCCAGCCCCGCCGCCCTCGGCTGCGCGGCCCCCGGGCTGTGCAGCGTGGGAGCCTGCGAGGTCGGCGGAGGGGCCTGCCTCGAGTCGGGCGGTGCGTGCGGTGAGTGCCTGCGCGTCGCCTGCAACACGGCGGCACTGATGGCGGGCGCACAACCGGCCTGCCCCGGCGGCGGCGCCTGTCTCGACGCCGACGCGATCTCCGCGGCGGACTGCCCGCCAGGCAGCGATCCGCGCAAGGTGGTGCGCGAGGTGGAGGCGGCCGCCGTCTGTCCGTAGGCGGGGGCGGCCGCCCGCTTTTTACAATCCTTTTACAGTTTTGCGCTGGCCGGAAAGCCGCGCCTGTGGTCTGCTATCGCACCATTTCTCCGTTCTTCGGCGGGGGGAATCTCTGGTGCGAGGGGGCGTGCGCGTTCGATCCGCGATCGAACCGGTCCTGCGGGTTGTCCTGCTGCTCGTCTGGGCCGCGCCGGCTCCGATGGCGCGGGCGCTGGGGAATGCCGCGGAGCCGATCCTGCCGCCGACGATCACCGATGCACCCACGCCGCCCGCGGTGTCGAACGGCGCCCCATCCTTCACCATCCCGCGCGCCGCGTCCCCCTTGCGCGTCGACGGGATCCTCGACGAGGAGGCGTGGAAGAGCGCCCTGGTCCTCGACCTGGCGTACGAGATCGATCCGGGGGAGAACACGCCGGCTCCGGTGAAGACCGAGTGTCTCCTCCTGTATGACGACGAGGGGCTGCACGCCGCCTTCCGGGCGCACGACCCGGACCCGGCGGCGATCCGGGCGCACCTGTCGGACCGCGACCAGGCCTTCCGCGACGACTTCGTCGGGATCTTCCTCGACACGTTCAACGACGAGAGGCGCGGCGTCCAGCTGTTCGTGAATCCCCTCGGAGTGCAGATGGACGGGTCGCGCAACGACGTCGGCAACGGCGGAGATCAGAGCGAGGACCCGACCTGGGACGCCATCTGGCACTCGGCCGGGCGGATCACCGGCGAAGGGTACGAGGTGGAGATGTCGGTTCCGTTCACCTCGCTGCGCTTCTCGCGGGCCGACGAGGATCTGACCTGGGGCTTCCTGGCGATGCGCAACTACCCGCGCGACCTGCGCCACCAGATCCTGCTGCGCCCTCTGGACCGCGACCGCGACTGCTTCTTCTGCCAGGAGGCGAAGCTCACGGGGTTCAACGGCATCACGCCCGGCAGGAACCTCGAGTTCGACCCGACGATCACGGCGCACCGCGCCGACGAGCGCGACGACGCGGCCGGCGCGCCGCTTCAGAGCCGCCCCGCGGCGGGGGAGGGGGGCCTGTCGGCGCGCTGGAGCATCACCCCCAACCTGACGCTCAACTCGGCTCTGAACCCCGACTTCTCGCAGGTCGAGGCCGACACCGCCCAGCTCGCGGTCAACACGCGGTTCGCCCTGTTCTTCCCCGAGAAGCGGCCGTTCTTCATGGAGGCGGCCGACTTCTTCTCGACCCCCCTGAACGTCGTCTACACCCGCACCGTGCACGAGCCGGAATGGGGGATCAAGCTGAGCGGCAAGGAGGGGGCGCACGCCCTGGGGGCGGCGTTCGGCAGCGATCACAAGACGTCTTTGATCTTCCCGTCGAACCAGGAATCGGACGACACGCTGCTCGACCAGGAGAATCACGTCGGCGTCCTGCGCTACCGGCACGACGTCGGCAGGAACTCGACCCTCGGCGTCCTGCTGGCCGATCGCGAGGGGACGGACTACCAGAACCGTCTCTACGGGGCCGACGGCCACCTGCGCCTGAGCGACAAGGACACCCTGAAGTTCCAGGCCATGCAGTCCGACACGCGCTACCCGGACCCCATCGCCGCGGAGTTCGGCCAGCCGGCGGGGCGGTTCGGCGACCCGGCCTACTTCCTGCGCTACATCCACCAGTCGCGCGAGTGGTTCTGGATGACCACCTACGAGGACCTGGGGCGGGACTTCCGGACCGACACCGGGTTCATCCCGCGCGTCGACACGCGCCGGCACGGAGCGATCGTCGAGCGGGTGTTCTGGGGTGAGCCGAAGGACTGGTACACGCGGCTCATCTTCGGCATCTGGGGTTATCGCATCGAGAATCACGACGGTGTCCTGACCGACACGGATCTGGGGCTTCACAACCTGATCCTGGGGCCGCGGCAGTCGGAGCTGTTCACGCGCGTGGCGGTGCAGAAGGAGTTCTTCGAGGGGGTCACCTACGACAAGGCGGTCGGGGAGCTGTTCTTCAACATCCGCCCGACGGGAGACTTCACCTGCTCCCTCAAGGGGAATTTCGGGGACGCGGTCGATTACGACAACCAGCGCCCCGGGAAGCTCCTGCGCCTCGTACCGGGGATCACCCTCGATCTCGGGAGGCATTTCCACCTCCAGCTCGACAACACGATCGAGCGGCTGGATGCCGGCGGGGGGCGCCTGTACCGGGCCAACCTGGCGCAGATGCGCCTGGTGTACCAGTTCAGCGTGCGCACCTTCGTGCGGGCCGTCGTCCAGCACACCGACATCAAGCGGGCCGTGGCTCTCTACGACGCGGCCCTGAACCCGGACGGTGTCGTGGGCCGCGAGCGCGATTTCCTGACGCAGCTCCTGTATTCCTACAAGATCAATCCGCAGACCCTGATCTTCGTCGGCTACTCCGACACGCGGGACAACGAGCACGCCGTCGCGCTGGAGCAGCGGGACCGCCGGGTGTTCGTGAAGATCGGCTACGCCTGGGTTCTCTAGGCGCCTGGCGGTGCATCGGGCCGGGCCGCGCGCGCTCTCCTGGGCTAGAATGCTTCTCATGGCCTGGATGCGCCTGACGCGGTTCGCGCCGGTCCTCTGTGTTTCTGCCCTCGTGATGGCGGGCGGAGCCGCGGCTCCACGGGCCGAGTCCGGGGCGAAGCCGAACCACCTGCTGGGGCAGTCGAGCCCCTACCTGGAACAGCATCTCTACAATCCGGTCGACTGGTACCCCTGGGGCGATCAGGCCCTGGCCCGCGCGCGCGCCGAGGAGAAGCCGATCTTCCTGTCGATCGGGTACTCGGCATGCCACTGGTGCCACGTCATGGAGCGGGAGGCGTTTTCCGACCCCGAGGTGGCGCGCTTCCTGAACGAGCACTTCGTCTCGATCAAGGTGGACCGCGAGGAGCGGCCGGACCTCGACGAGCTCTACATGACCGCCGTCGTGGCGATGACCGGGCGGGGCGGCTGGCCCATGTCGGTCTTCCTGGCCCCCGACCGGAAGCCGTTCCACGGCGGGACGTACTATCCGACGGACGCGTTCCTCAAGCTGATCCGGTCGATCGCCGACGCCTGGACGAGCCGGCGCAGCGAGGTCCTGGCCTCGGCCGGCGCGATCGGGACGATGCTCGCCGACCTGCAGCACCCGGCGGCCCCCGCGTCGGGCGACGGGGGCGGCGCCTCTCCGCTGGAGAAGGCGGCGGAGGGGTGGAAGGCGGACTTCGACTCCAAAAACGGCGGCTTCGGGGGGGCGCCGAAGTTCCCGGCGCACGGCGGCCTGAGCGTGCTTCTGGAGACGAGCCGCGCGGGCCGGGATGCCCGGGCGCTCGACATGGTCGTCCGCACGCTCGACGCCATGGCGCGCGGCGGCATCTACGACCAGATCGGCGGCGGCTTCCACCGCTACTCGACCGACGAGAAGTGGCTCGTCCCCCACTTCGAGAAGATGCTGTACGACAACGCGCTCCTGGTGCCGGTCTACCTCGAAGCCTGGAAGGCGACCGGCCGGAAGGATTTTCTGGCCGTTGCCGAGCAGACCCTCGCCTGGGCGGCGCGCGAGATGACCCATCCGGACGGAGGCTTCTACGCGACGCTCGACGCGGACAGCGAAGGGGAGGAAGGGCGGTTCTACATGTGGTCGCGCGCCGAAATCGAGAAGGTGGTCGGCCCGGAGGACGGCCCCCTGGTCGCCGAGTACCTGGGCGCCGGCGGGGCGGGGGACGCCGCGGGCGGACGGCGCATCCTGCATATCGCGACACCGACCGCGGAATTCGCGAAGAGCCGCGGCCTCTCCGTCGAGGCCCTGGGCGCCAGGGTCGAGGCCGCGCGCCGGAGGCTCCTCGCGGCGCGAGACCGCCGGCCCCGTCCGCGCCGGGACGACAAGGTGCTCGCCGGCTGGAACGGACTCATGATCTCGGCCTGCGCGCGTGCCTATGGGCTGACCGGCGACCGGACCTACCTCGATCAGGGAGAGCGGGCGGCGCGCTTCGTCCTGGGCCACCTCGTGAAGGAGGATCGGCTGCGGATATCGTGGCGTCAGGGGAAGACCGGTCCGCCGGGCCTTCTGGACGACCACGCCTTCCTGGCCCGGGGGCTCCTCGATCTCGCCGAGGCGGGGGGAAACGCCACCTGGCGCGAGCGGGCCGCGGCCCTGGTGCGCGCCGCCGATCGCTTCCTCGATCGGGAGCGGGGGGGCTACTTTCTCGCGGCGGAGGATCAGGATGACCTGCTCGTCCGCCCCAAGGGGCTGACCGACAGCGCGCTCCCTTCCGGCAACGCGATCATGGCCGAGTGCCTGGTGCGCCTGTGGCGGACGAACGGCGACAAGGCCCTCCTGCAGAGGGCCTCGCGTCTCTTC
The DNA window shown above is from Candidatus Polarisedimenticolia bacterium and carries:
- a CDS encoding DUF5916 domain-containing protein is translated as MRVRSAIEPVLRVVLLLVWAAPAPMARALGNAAEPILPPTITDAPTPPAVSNGAPSFTIPRAASPLRVDGILDEEAWKSALVLDLAYEIDPGENTPAPVKTECLLLYDDEGLHAAFRAHDPDPAAIRAHLSDRDQAFRDDFVGIFLDTFNDERRGVQLFVNPLGVQMDGSRNDVGNGGDQSEDPTWDAIWHSAGRITGEGYEVEMSVPFTSLRFSRADEDLTWGFLAMRNYPRDLRHQILLRPLDRDRDCFFCQEAKLTGFNGITPGRNLEFDPTITAHRADERDDAAGAPLQSRPAAGEGGLSARWSITPNLTLNSALNPDFSQVEADTAQLAVNTRFALFFPEKRPFFMEAADFFSTPLNVVYTRTVHEPEWGIKLSGKEGAHALGAAFGSDHKTSLIFPSNQESDDTLLDQENHVGVLRYRHDVGRNSTLGVLLADREGTDYQNRLYGADGHLRLSDKDTLKFQAMQSDTRYPDPIAAEFGQPAGRFGDPAYFLRYIHQSREWFWMTTYEDLGRDFRTDTGFIPRVDTRRHGAIVERVFWGEPKDWYTRLIFGIWGYRIENHDGVLTDTDLGLHNLILGPRQSELFTRVAVQKEFFEGVTYDKAVGELFFNIRPTGDFTCSLKGNFGDAVDYDNQRPGKLLRLVPGITLDLGRHFHLQLDNTIERLDAGGGRLYRANLAQMRLVYQFSVRTFVRAVVQHTDIKRAVALYDAALNPDGVVGRERDFLTQLLYSYKINPQTLIFVGYSDTRDNEHAVALEQRDRRVFVKIGYAWVL